In the Acomys russatus chromosome 13, mAcoRus1.1, whole genome shotgun sequence genome, one interval contains:
- the Egr4 gene encoding early growth response protein 4 produces the protein MAVARGVGSPKPAPPQLYKWGDCRLGELGCTLERLVVATRGKCRRARAPRPPNRHPRAERPEPGAGAPGFSASRTRPNPARPRAPRRRRAMLHLSDFSGPDALLSKPTEGCAHTSPDLPRLPARDAPSAAAYPGGDFLSWALSSCGAGGDLGDSCFLEGPAPTPPPGLSYSGSFFIQAVPEHPHDPEALFNLMSGILGLAPFPSPEAATSRSPLDTPFPAGPDALLPDLYSPDLSSTAFPEAFWEAAPSVGAPSQCLFEPQLSPPDVKPGLRAPPASPALDAATAFKGPYAPWELLSAGVSGTCGSQGSFQATPEARFSAVGTKVEDLLSISCPAELPGSATRLYPTGAYDAFSLTPGDLVEGTECLPGLLTPSGGEGGSGGEGAEFLVASQPQLSPLALASAATADFSKPLVADLPGGSGVTTPGSPAAAFPAAKARRKGRRGGKCSSRCFCPRPHVKAFACPVESCVRSFARSDELNRHLRIHTGHKPFQCRICLRNFSRSDHLTTHVRTHTGEKPFACDVCGRRFARSDEKKRHSKVHLKQKARAEERLKGLGFYSLGLSFSAL, from the exons ATGGCAGTGGCCCGGGGAGTCGGAAGCCCGAAGCCAGCGCCGCCGCAGCTATATAAGTGGGGGGACTGTAGGTTGGGGGAGCTCGGTTGCACTTTGGAGAGGCTTGTAGTCGCCACCCGAGGCAAGTGCCGGAGAGCCAGGGCCCCGCGGCCCCCCAACCGGCACCCCCGAGCCGAGCGCCCGGAGCCGGGAGCTGGGGCGCCCGGATTCTCTGCCAGCCGCACGCGCCCCAACCCAGCGAGGCCCCGGGCGCCTCGCCGCCGCCGCGCCATGCTCCACCTGAGCGACTTCTCCGGCCCCGACGCACTCCTTTCCAAGCCCACCGAAGGTTGCGCCCACACCAGTCCGGACCTGCCCCGGCTGCCTGCCAGGGACGCTCCCTCGGCCGCCGCGTATCCTGGAG GCGACTTCTTGAGCTGGGCACTGAGCAGCTGCGGCGCCGGGGGGGACTTAGGAGACTCTTGCTTCCTGGAGGGCCCTGCACCCACGCCCCCTCCGGGCCTCAGCTACAGCGGCAGCTTCTTCATCCAGGCGGTTCCCGAACACCCGCACGACCCGGAAGCCCTCTTCAACCTCATGTCTGGCATCTTGGGCCTGGCACCCTTTCCCAGCCCCGAGGCGGCAACGTCTCGGTCCCCGCTGGATACCCCTTTCCCCGCGGGCCCGGATGCCTTGCTGCCGGACCTTTACTCCCCGGATCTGAGCTCGACCGCCTTTCCGGAGGCGTTTTGGGAGGCTGCGCCATCGGTGGGCGCTCCTTCGCAGTGCCTGTTTGAGCCCCAGCTCTCCCCGCCCGACGTCAAGCCCGGGCTGCGGGCGCCTCCTGCTTCACCAGCGCTGGACGCTGCCACGGCCTTCAAAGGGCCCTACGCCCCCTGGGAGCTGCTCTCTGCGGGGGTCTCGGGGACCTGTGGGTCGCAGGGAAGCTTCCAGGCCACACCCGAAGCCCGTTTCTCCGCGGTAGGGACCAAGGTCGAGGACCTGCTGTCCATCAGCTGCCCCGCCGAGCTGCCTGGCTCGGCCACCAGACTCTACCCGACAGGAGCCTACGACGCTTTCTCGCTGACCCCGGGTGACTTAGTGGAGGGGACCGAGTGCCTCCCGGGGCTGTTGACCCCTTctggcggggagggagggagcggcgGCGAAGGCGCAGAGTTCCTGGTCGCCTCTCAGCCTCAGCTGTCGCCGCTGGCCCTGGCCAGCGCTGCCACCGCAGACTTCTCCAAACCCCTGGTGGCCGACCTACCGGGGGGCAGCGGCGTGACCACGCCCGGGTCTCCCGCCGCCGCCTTTCCTGCGGCCAAAGCCCGACGCAAGGGGCGCCGGGGCGGCAAGTGCAGCTCGCGCTGCTTCTGCCCGCGGCCGCACGTCAAGGCCTTCGCCTGCCCGGTGGAGAGCTGCGTGCGGAGCTTCGCGCGCTCCGACGAGCTCAACCGCCACCTGCGCATCCACACGGGCCACAAGCCCTTCCAGTGTCGCATCTGCCTGCGCAACTTCAGCCGCAGCGACCACCTCACCACGCACGTGCGCACCCACACCGGCGAGAAGCCCTTCGCCTGCGACGTGTGCGGCCGCCGCTTCGCGCGCAGCGACGAAAAGAAGCGACACAGCAAGGTGCACCTGAAGCAGAAGGCGCGAGCAGAGGAGCGGCTCAAGGGCCTAGGCTTCTACTCGCTGGGCCTCTCCTTCTCCGCGCTGTGA